AAGAATTTTAGTGCTCatgaaaaaatacctttcatCCTTAGAGACTGAAATCTTTTGCCTCCAGAATTACAGCAGGGGCAACAGAGGTGATGACAGCACAGATTCATCTCTGCCACCCCAACCATATGTCTAACCCAGTCCTGACTGCAAGACAGCCCTTCTGGAGTCACAGTCAGGTGAGCTCTAGGAAGAATCAGGTTAGGTTCCTCCTCTTCGTCCCATCTTTGACCACATTGCTGAGGAACAAGATGAAGATAACACAACTAAATCTCACTAAGCCACATTACAGCTGTCAAATGTCACTAAGTATCCTATACTGGACATACTGGATTTGATTACTGTTACACAGAGACTTGAGCGTCTGTAAGAAGTTCTAGGCTTGCCTGCAGGCCATTTATTATATGGATAGGACAATCTGCTTCTGTGGTTAGCTAAAGGAAGAACCtccaaaatatgaaaacaaactgtCAGGATTTTGCAACAATGTATACAAGAGTCTTTTAAATAGAATACACAGTGGTCAGATTTTATACACTAAgttcttaaagtaaaaaaaaaaacaacctccaCATAGACAGATGTGTCAAGAGCTGGGGGTTGATCCAGGCAGAAGTTTGTCATTAAATAAATGCAGacaaaccaacaaacagaaCATCAAcaggaaaaccaacaaaatcAGCACAGTCGTCGTCTGCATGTCTCCAGGCTGGGCCTGCTCCAGTCCAGGTTAGCAAAGTCCAAACACAGGCTTGTGAACCAGGGCATGTACTTGCACCTTTCATTTTTCAAGACAGTGCCCACGTGTGTGCGTGGGGAGCAGATCAGGTAGAGAGCACACCTGTCTCGCTAGGGGTACCTGGACTGCGCTCCTGCCAGCAGTCCTCCTTTGAGTCACCTCCCATTCTCTCTGCCACAGCATCTTTGTGCGAAGACAGAAGGAACGAGCATGGGCAAAGCCACTGCTGATAGTCCTCAAAAGATCTTGCACTCGTTAATGGAGAAGAGCTTCCGCCTGTTCTGCCTCTTGGCTTGATTGACTGCTGTCCGCACAGCGTACTCAAACACCTGCTGCACGCCCCGGTTGCTGAGGGCAGAGCACTCCAAATAGCCTTTGGCTCGCACGTCCTGGGCAAGCCGCTTCCCATCTATCGGGCTGATGCAGGAGGAACTGTAGGGCCCTGTGTCACGCTGGTCAGTCTGAGTACCCACCACCAAAACAGGAATGCGGGGCAAATGGCTACGGATCTCACCGATCCATTTGTTCCTCAGGTTCAGAAAGGAATTGTGGTTTGCCACCGAGTAGCACATTAATACCACATCTGCCTGTTGGTATGAGAGGGGGCGAATGCCTTTGAAGGCATCACTGCCGGATGTGTCCCAAAGACCTAGGCTAATCTGTGTACCATCCATGAAGACATCCACGCCAGTGTTCTCATACACGGTGGGTCTGTAGTCATCTGGAAAAGTCTCAGAAGTGAAACGTACCAAGAGAGATGTTTTCCCCACTGCAGAGTCTCCCACCAGCACACACTTGATTGAATCCAGCATTTTGTTAATGCCCAGGGCCAAGAGCACCGTCTCCGTGCAGCAGGAGTGAGATGGAGAGATGCAGTGGTCTCAGAGGCTTTCTAGATAACTTCCATTTGGTGAGAAACCATTCAAATCTCTTTACTTCTCAAGACTTGATTGTGCCGCTTGAGTCTAAAATCCCCTTTTCTCCCACACGGCTCTGTGGTGCTGTCGATTTTAATTCTTCAGTGAGTCAAATGATGTTTCtagaagagtaaaaataaaatgtaacatttatAACCCACAGAGAACAAACAATTCTTCAAGATAAAGATGCCCAGACACGTCTTTGGACAGCCATGGGGAGTACCCCACATCGAGGATGCTGAACCTTACCGCTCCCTCTCAGCCGGCTGCGTGTGCAACAGCCATTCACGTAAAGAACATTCTTGCTGCTCCACAGGGGCTAACAGTCCTATTGTCTCTGTCACTCTCCACTGATGCCAactattttttccctctaattGTCTAAAAACCTAATCAAATCAATTTAACTTTGGTATAACTGCTACTAACCTGTTTTCAGTGAGACATTTCCTGCCTCCAGCTTCCACCAAGACTGACAGAATCCTGAATTCCTCTCAACTAATCGGTCCAAATTCCCTTGAAAATGTACACATGCTGTCTAGAGGtagtcaagagaaaaaaagccattcaCTAACCAACCAGACTATTGCAGCAATCCTATAATGAACAGTAACACAGAACCACTTGTGACAACGAGGAAGCAAAAACTTTAAGTGTGAGTCTCAAGCAACACGAACCttaacagttttcaaaagcaatgaaGGCTTCACAGCAAAACTACAAAAAAGTTcaaattttttcttattaatcaCTTTCAACAAGCAAGAAGCACAAGCCAGAGAAAGCTATGCCACCAGTGCTTACTCCAAACAATTTTGTTCGAAGGGGACACAGCTGTCCTGACATTTACTCTGTTGTAAAACTGAACTGAGAGTGCCTCTTCAGACTATGTAATTGCTTTTGAGTTCTTGCCAGCATTCAGTCAAATTTTcctattttgaaagcatttccCCACTAGCTGTGTGCAAGATTCACTGCTCGCACAGGGCAACACACAAGATGCTATGAAAATCAGTAACTGCAAAACTGAAGGCAAATTAGTTCTGCTCAATAAAAGTAACTAAGAGACATATTACAGCATGATTCCAAAATGTTGTGTGTATATTATACAAATAATATAATTCTGTCTCCTTCATATATGAAAAGAGAAGTCACAGCTTGAGGTTATTTGCCCAGAATTAAGTGATGGCCACAAAAAGCATATATTCTATGTTACCATAATGTTCTTCAGTTTCACCACCctacacccccaccccccatattTCTAGTACACTCACAGCTCTGGCTTACTCCACAAAAGGGAAtaacaaaggaagagaaaagcactATACAAGCTTAAAGAGAACATTCTACAGGCACTGACAACTGCTGCTGGCAACTCccctgctttccttttgcagtgAGGCAGCATCCTACCTCCTCTCATGCTGCCGGCACACCTGCATCTCTCCCACCCGATGCACCAGCTGAAAGAAGATGTGTCAGCGGCTTGGCCAGAGCCTGTTGTTTTATAGAGGTGGCACCAAGCCTGTGGGCAGTCCTCGTGTGTACTTGAGTTACGGGTATCTAGAGGAGTCATTGCAACAGATGGTGCTTCCTGGTCTGCCAGCGCGGCTGTGCTCTCACCATCTCAGCTCGTTTCTAGGAAGTGGGATGGAGGCTGAGGCCGCTTCGTGGCATTCCTGGCTGCCGGGAAACAAGCTGCTCCATTAATTTAAGATTTGGTGGCAGCAACtggaaatttgcttttaaacattCAGTAGGTCTCTCCTTCTCCGTTCCCCAAACAAGCTCTCAGGGGAATTAAACAGGGTATTTACAAAATACATCTATGAAAAATTCAAAAAGTATATGCAGGATACACAGTCCGATTACTTAAATGCATCGTCATCTTTCCTTCAGCGTATTCTACTTCAAAATTGTGTCAGCAGCACAGTTTGAAAACACCACAATTCACCACAAACCAGTGGTGTATGATTCAGACAAATCCTGCATGCTCCCAGGAGAAAGTTAGCAAGTATCAAGTCTCCTTTTCAGAATAAACATTTCTTTGGTGTAAATAGTCCTTAATGCCTTCAGGCTCACTATTTCATGTATATTTGAACATGGAGGGGAAGTAAGGATGTCCGAAGCATGACTTTtgccagaacagaaaaagacagatggtACTCAGCTTGGTGATCACCAGGTCTTATTATGTTGGCTATCttgaaagaaagtaaataaatca
This genomic interval from Falco peregrinus isolate bFalPer1 chromosome 2, bFalPer1.pri, whole genome shotgun sequence contains the following:
- the RHOH gene encoding rho-related GTP-binding protein RhoH; translation: MLDSIKCVLVGDSAVGKTSLLVRFTSETFPDDYRPTVYENTGVDVFMDGTQISLGLWDTSGSDAFKGIRPLSYQQADVVLMCYSVANHNSFLNLRNKWIGEIRSHLPRIPVLVVGTQTDQRDTGPYSSSCISPIDGKRLAQDVRAKGYLECSALSNRGVQQVFEYAVRTAVNQAKRQNRRKLFSINECKIF